A window of Paenibacillus sp. 19GGS1-52 contains these coding sequences:
- a CDS encoding nucleoside triphosphate pyrophosphohydrolase, whose protein sequence is MPTYNKLVRDGIPTIIAADGKTFHSRILDEQEYIKELRIKLREENEEYFAAESKEQALEELADMLEVIHALAVTHGSTPADLEQLRVNKANKRGGFSDRVFLIDVVEA, encoded by the coding sequence ATGCCTACATATAACAAATTGGTCCGAGATGGAATTCCTACTATTATTGCTGCAGACGGCAAGACTTTCCATTCCAGAATACTAGATGAGCAGGAATATATTAAAGAGTTGCGTATCAAGTTGCGCGAAGAGAACGAGGAATATTTTGCTGCTGAAAGTAAGGAGCAAGCTCTGGAAGAACTGGCAGATATGCTGGAGGTTATTCATGCGCTTGCGGTGACGCACGGTTCTACTCCTGCCGATCTGGAACAACTTCGTGTGAACAAGGCGAATAAACGGGGAGGATTCTCTGATCGGGTGTTCCTAATCGATGTCGTCGAAGCTTAA